In Spirosoma sp. KUDC1026, the sequence GAATAATTATAGGGTTTTGGACGATACTAAAGCGACTTTGTTTTTCGCAAATTCAGAGGCTATTGCAACGGTAGGCTGCCCGAGCACGTAACGAGTATTAACTGGATTTGGTAAAACTACTCAGCAGCCCAAGGGAGGTAGTCTGATGATGGTAGCCGAATACGTAGAGTTAAGTTTTACCCACATAGCCGCAAAGGAAAAAATGGAACGGAACGAATTTTTAAAGCGTGGCTTTGGGAGCCTGTTCGGCGTAGCGGTCATGGCCGCCTGTAGCAAAACCGACATTGATCCAACCACTTCAACAAGTACGGGGGGGACCTCAACCTCGACGGGATCGACCAACGGCAGTTCGGCTAGCAGCTGCACCGTAACGAACTCGGAAACGGAAGGGCCTTTCCCCACCAAATCACCCGCGAAATTCGTACGAAGCGACATTCGAGATGGCCAGACGGGCGTAGCGTTGACGATGAACATCACCATTAAAAACGCCAACAGTAGCTGTAATGCACTCGCGGGGGCATTGATCGACGTCTGGCACTGCGACAAAGCCGGCAATTATTCGGAATACGGCGGTACGGGCATGCAGAGCGTGAACTACACAACGGTTGACTTCCTGCGGGGGCGGCAGACGACGGATGCAAATGGGGTGGTGAGCTTTACGACAATCTTTCCGGGCTGGTACTCAGGCCGGGCTCCGCACGTCCACGTTCATATTTACAACTCGGTGGGTAAGTCGCTGCTGGTCACGCAGATTGCCTTTCCGTATGCTATCTGTAATACGGTGTACACAACCGGACAGTCGTACGGCTACACAAAAGGGGCGCAGGATACCCTGAACGAACGGGACAACGTGTTCGGTGATGGCTACACCAACGAACTGGCTACCCTGTCGGGAAGTCTGTCCGCTGGTTATGCGCTTACCCATACGATCGTCGTAAATGGATAAATTGCGAATGAGTGATTGAGTGAATGAGCGAATAAAAATTAGGCGTAAGCCTATTCGCTCATTCACTCAATCACTCATTAGTATATGAAAGGGTTGATTCGGCTGAGTTACCGGAAGGTTATTGATGTTACGTCGGCAAAGCGCTGGGACCGGGCCGTTTTTGACGAAACTTACCACGAGTTTTACATGCAGGCCCAGCAGTACGACCAGGCCGGTACTTATCAGACGCTTCAGGAGTTGATCGACAACGTACCCAAAGCGGAGCAGTTGCATTACCTGACGAGCCGTGTAGCGATGGGCTACCTGCAACAAGTAAATCAGATCATTCCCGATTTGCTGAATGCGTCGGGGCAGGAAGCCGTGCCGTTCACCCAGTTCAAGTTTGAGATTCTGGCGTCCGACATCAAACGGAAAGACGCGCATAAAGTAGCTATTACGTTCTATAGCGATCCAATTACCTGGATTGATACGTTGGGAAACGCGTTATTTGTGGCTTATGGTGATCAGCGGCAACTACTGGCGGAGGGAAAAGAAGTCAGCACGGATCTGCTGATGCTCCAGCCGAACCTTACTATCTGGTCTTACCAGCCCGGATCACTCGTCCTATGAATGCCCAAACCGACGCACAAATCTACCTGGCCGACCAGCGGGGCTGCTCGCAGACCAACTTAGTACGCAGTTACCACACCTTTAACTTTGGGGCGTACGTAGCCGAGGGACGCCAACCATTCGGGCCGTTGCAACTGCTGAATGACGATACCCTGCGGGCAGGAGCCGCGTTGAATCTGCGGGTGGAGGATGCCACCGATGTTATTCTGCTGCCACTGGAGGGGGGACTGGAATACCATTTTCGCGAATCGATAGCCCCATCGTCCGCATCCACGTCGGTTTCTACCGGAGCGACTTCCATCGGAGTGGCTCTGGCGGGAGTAACTCCCGATTTTCTGGAACCGGGGCAGGTGGGGATACTATCGTTGCCAGCCGGAACGACGTATTCCGTAACGAATCCCTACGAAACCGAAACCATTACGTTCCTTCAGTTCTGGCTGCGACGGATTGAGGCAATAGCTGGCTCTACCGTCACGCACAACCGGTTTCTGCTACTCACCAAAAATACATTGCTGCCTCTGTTTGGGTCGGCGGCTGCTGGCTCCGATACCGTACTAACAAGCCGTGGCTTTATTGGTCAGTACGATGGACGGGGCGAAGGAACGTTTACGGTGCCCGCGGCAGGACGTAACGTTTTTGTGGTTGTCCTGCGGGGCGTATTTGAAGTAGCCAACCGGTTGCTGCACGAAAAAGACGGTCTTTCCCTTCGCTACGAGCCGGCAGATACCCATCGTGACATGGAATTTGAAGCGTTATCGGACGGAGCCATCCTCCTGCTTATCGATATGCCGCTTGATCAGTAAACAAAAGTACTAAATCAAAAAAAGCCCTGACTCAGTCTGAGTCAGGGCTTTTTTTGATGCTATAAAACGATCAGCTACTCAACATCCGTTGGGGTATCCAGAGCGAGTAAGTTTGCTTTGGTTGCCGCATTGCCCAGGGCCGCTACGTCGCCAACAACAATAATAGCGGGGTTATCAATGCCGCTCTCGATGACACGTTGCTGAATATCACTAACGCGTCCAGTGACAACCCGCTCGTTGGGAAGAGATCCGTTCTGAATAATGGCGACGGGTGTATTGGCTTTGCCCGCGCCGTCGAAAACCGCCATAATCTCAGCCAGCTTGTGCATCCCCATCAGGATCACCACCGTTGCCGAAGACTGAGCGGCCAGTTGAAGATCCGATGATAACTGGCCGGCTTTCGTCGTGCCGGTTACCACCCAGAAGCTTTCCGACACACCCCGCGTTGTCAGCGGAATCCCCGCCGAGGCTGGAACGGCGTAGCTACTCGACAAACCCGGCACGACGGCTGTTTCCAGACCGTGCTGTTTCGCGTATTCCAGTTCTTCGTAACCCCGGCCAAACACGAACGAATCGCCCCCTTTCAGGCGAACGACATGCCCGTACTGCCGGGCGTAATGCACGATCAGTGGGTTTATATCTTCCTGCATGCAGGCATACGCACCCCGGCGTTTGCCGACGTAAACCTTCAGGGCATCAGGATGACAATAATTTAACAGGTCCGGATGCACCAGCGCATCGTACATAACAACGTCTGCCTGTTGCAGCGCCCGGACACCTTTCAAGGTGATCAGGTCCGGATCACCCGGTCCCGCACCAACAAGGGTAAGTTTCATAAGGTCAATGAGTGAATGAGTGAATGAGTGATTTGTGAATGAATAAAGCAGACGTCAGCCTATTCGCTCATTCGCAAATCACTCATTCACTCATTGATTTAGCTGTCTTTGGCCTGGACGAGTTCCTGAAGCTCGGGGAAGAAACCCTCGCGTTCGATCTGTTCAGCGCGGAACGCCTGAACGGCACCCAAGAACGCTTCCGCTTCGGTCAGGAACTGCCGGGCAAACGCTTCGGTCGGTTCGTTTTTATTGATGCTGAAAACGAGCGCTTTGAAGTCGCCTTCCTGCTGGTGGAACAGCGATTCGCTAGCGAAGACCCGGTCGAAGTCCGACACGATGCCGTGCTGTGTGTTCGTCGGTACGTCGCGGCTCATCAGGCCCGCCCGGGCACCGGTGATAAACGTATTGTACGCGTGGTAGATGGCGTCGGCCCAGCGCTCACCGGCCAGGGCTTCCTGCGCCCAGCTTAATTTTTCTTCGGCTTCGGTCAGTGTGGTAGCCACCAGGTCAATCAGGACGCTGGCGCACTCACCAATACCAACCTCCGTGACGTACTGCTCGGTATGATCCCAGTCGATGTAATCCGTATCGACCAGCGTCTTCAGATCGGCCAGCGGTTTCAGCAACTGATAAAAATAGTTTTTCCCCTGCCGGGCGTAATAGTCCGAGTAGTATTCGCCATCAAAGCCGTTGGTTTCGTAATCACGCAGGAGAAAGCGTAACGAATCGGGTCCCCGCTTGGATGGAATCTTGATTACTTTATCGGCGATCAGGCCTTCCCCTTTGCCGTTGAAACCACCGCCCAGCAGCACCTGCAGGGCCGGTAATACATACGCTCCGTTTTTCAGCGACGAGCCGTGGTAACCGATGTTGGCCACCGAGTGCTGACCGCAGCCGTTCATACAACCCGAAATTTTGATCTTGATGTCATCGTTGAAGACCAGGTCCGGAAACTCCTCGTGCATCATCGATTCGAGGGCACGGGTGATGCCGTAGCTGCTCGAAATGGCCAGATTACAGGTGTCCGTGCCGGGGCAGGTCGTAATATCCGCCGTGGTATCGAAACCCGGATTCGCCAGCCCCAGCGCGCTGAGCGCCTGGAAAACGGCGGGGAGATGTTCCGGTTTTACGTACCGGAGCAGGTAGCCCTGGTTGACGGTTACCCGAATATCATCGGCTGCGTACTGGCGAACAACCTGGGCCAGTGCCCGCGCTGTGTCGGACGACATATCGCCCAGCAGCACCCGAAGCTGCACCGCGTACCAGCCCGCCTGTTTCTGTTCAAACACGTTTGTTTTCAACCAGGTCTGGTAAGCCGCATCGTTTTCTCCTTCCGACGTAACGCTGCCTGTCTGGGCTGTACCGTCGTACTGGGGCAGCACAACCGGGACGTCGTCGTGCGAAACCGCGTAGGTCTGACTGCGTAGGGCAGGGGTTTCGTCACTAACCCGGCGAAGAAACTCTTCCAGACCGATGTCGTTCAGGAGGTATTTCATCCGGGCCTTATGGCGTTTCTGCCGTTCGCCGTACCGGTCGAAAACCCGGATAACGCCTTCAATAAACGGAATCACCCGATCTTCTTCCAGAAACTCGAAGGCCGTCTGCGCCGGGAAAGGCTGGGCGCCTAAGCCACCGCCCAGTACGACTTTAAAACCGCGCTGACCATCCCGCAGACGGGGAATCAGGCCCACGTCGTGCATGTAGCCATAAGCGGAATCTTTCTCGCTGGACGATACGGCAATCTTAAACTTCCGGCCCATATCCTGGCAAATTGGATTGCGCAGAAAGTAATCGAAAATCGAGTAGGCGTAGGGGGTGATATCAAACGGCTCTGCCGGGTCGATACCCGCGCGGGCCGAGCCCGTTACGTTCCGAACCGTGTTCCCGCAGGCTTCCTTCAAGGTGATCCCCGCATCTTCCAGATCGGCCCAGAGCTGTACCGAATCCTCCAGCTTGACAAAGTGAAGCTGAATATCCTGCCGGGTGGTCGCGTGTAGGTTCCCGGTCGCGTACGTATCGGATAGATCCGCAATACGCACGAGCTGGTCGGCGGTAATACGGCCGTAGGGTAGTTTGATCCGGATCATCTGCACGCCCGGCTGCCGCTGGCCGTACACCCCCCGTGTCAGCCGGAACTTCCGAAAGGCCTCGTCGGCTATTTCGCCAGAGCGGAACGAATTGATTCTACGATCCAGATCCAGAATGTCGCGCCGGGCGGCTTCGCTAACCCGGTCTGTCAAGTGAATAGCCATAAGGTATATTCTCTATAGAGTTAAAAGACTATGTGATAAAACGAAACGCCGAAATCAATCGGCGTCTGTTTTCTGAGTAGTTCAGGTACAAGTATAAAGTAAATAGACCGGCAAAAGGTTCTGAATGTGCCCAACTTCTGGTTATGGGCGATAAGAAGAAGTTATGGATAGGCCAAAGAGTGAAAGAATGATAGAACGAAAGAGCGAAGCCATTCGGGGAAACCGCTCCACACCGGCACAATCGCTCTTTCGCTCTATCATTCTTTCGCTCTTTGATGAATGCTCTTTATAAAAAGGTCTCGTTACGTTCGCCGGTAGCCTGCCAGTCGGTGTCCATAGCCTGAAAGCGCTGGGTGACGGTATCCAGAAAGGGTCCGTCGAGCATGGTTAGAACATCGTTGAGGTCGGCTACGTCGAGTTCGCTGACCTTATACGTCTGTTCGTAGGGGCCCGCTTCGATTTTGACGATATATTTGCTGTTCCAGGCGTAGAGACCAATACGGAACTGGGGATGCGGAATGTCCTGCACGAAACGCATACGAAATGGCTGATGTTACTGAGTAATGGTAGATTTTAAAATTGGCCCGCGGCTGCGTGGCCTGGCTATGGGGGCCCTGCTGGTGGGGCAAAGTACGTTGTTTCTGACCAACTGTGACAGCCGGACCGACGAAGCCGCTCAGTTTTTCCTGAAAGGCAACCTGCAACTGCAGAAGCGGGAGTACCGGGAAGCCATTCGGTATTATACCGAAGCCATCGAGAAAAAGTCCGACTTTGCCGACGCGTACAACAACCGGGGGCTGGCTAAATTCCGGAACGGCGACCGGGAGGGAGCGCTTGCCGATTACACCAAAGCCCTTAACAGCGACCCCGACTTTGCTGCGGCCTACCTAAACCGGGCGGAGGTGTTGCTGGAAACCGGCGATGCAGCCGGGAGCCTGGCTGATCTCCAGCGAATTGAAAAGGAATACCGCGACTCGACGGGCTATCAGACCCGGCTGGGGGATACGTACGTGCGGCTGAATCAGCCCGCGCCCGCCCAGGTGGCCTATGACCGGGCCATTCAACTAGTCCCCAATAACGTCGAAGCCCTGACCAACCGGGGGGCGCTGTATTTTAACCAGAAAGCGTACGGACCGGCCGAAAGCGATATCCGGAA encodes:
- the cobA gene encoding uroporphyrinogen-III C-methyltransferase codes for the protein MKLTLVGAGPGDPDLITLKGVRALQQADVVMYDALVHPDLLNYCHPDALKVYVGKRRGAYACMQEDINPLIVHYARQYGHVVRLKGGDSFVFGRGYEELEYAKQHGLETAVVPGLSSSYAVPASAGIPLTTRGVSESFWVVTGTTKAGQLSSDLQLAAQSSATVVILMGMHKLAEIMAVFDGAGKANTPVAIIQNGSLPNERVVTGRVSDIQQRVIESGIDNPAIIVVGDVAALGNAATKANLLALDTPTDVE
- a CDS encoding tetratricopeptide repeat protein encodes the protein MGALLVGQSTLFLTNCDSRTDEAAQFFLKGNLQLQKREYREAIRYYTEAIEKKSDFADAYNNRGLAKFRNGDREGALADYTKALNSDPDFAAAYLNRAEVLLETGDAAGSLADLQRIEKEYRDSTGYQTRLGDTYVRLNQPAPAQVAYDRAIQLVPNNVEALTNRGALYFNQKAYGPAESDIRKAIQLNPKQDAALNNQSLLLARKGNYAEALTFVDRALATQPNQPYYQNNKAYLLLMLNRPAEALPLIEESLRLDDRNAWAYRSRGIYYLKQKQTANALTAFRRAEQLDASVDQLYYYIGTAEQAAGNQAGACAAWQRGDAAGDELARRERQVQCR
- a CDS encoding intradiol ring-cleavage dioxygenase, with product MERNEFLKRGFGSLFGVAVMAACSKTDIDPTTSTSTGGTSTSTGSTNGSSASSCTVTNSETEGPFPTKSPAKFVRSDIRDGQTGVALTMNITIKNANSSCNALAGALIDVWHCDKAGNYSEYGGTGMQSVNYTTVDFLRGRQTTDANGVVSFTTIFPGWYSGRAPHVHVHIYNSVGKSLLVTQIAFPYAICNTVYTTGQSYGYTKGAQDTLNERDNVFGDGYTNELATLSGSLSAGYALTHTIVVNG
- a CDS encoding nitrite reductase, whose translation is MAIHLTDRVSEAARRDILDLDRRINSFRSGEIADEAFRKFRLTRGVYGQRQPGVQMIRIKLPYGRITADQLVRIADLSDTYATGNLHATTRQDIQLHFVKLEDSVQLWADLEDAGITLKEACGNTVRNVTGSARAGIDPAEPFDITPYAYSIFDYFLRNPICQDMGRKFKIAVSSSEKDSAYGYMHDVGLIPRLRDGQRGFKVVLGGGLGAQPFPAQTAFEFLEEDRVIPFIEGVIRVFDRYGERQKRHKARMKYLLNDIGLEEFLRRVSDETPALRSQTYAVSHDDVPVVLPQYDGTAQTGSVTSEGENDAAYQTWLKTNVFEQKQAGWYAVQLRVLLGDMSSDTARALAQVVRQYAADDIRVTVNQGYLLRYVKPEHLPAVFQALSALGLANPGFDTTADITTCPGTDTCNLAISSSYGITRALESMMHEEFPDLVFNDDIKIKISGCMNGCGQHSVANIGYHGSSLKNGAYVLPALQVLLGGGFNGKGEGLIADKVIKIPSKRGPDSLRFLLRDYETNGFDGEYYSDYYARQGKNYFYQLLKPLADLKTLVDTDYIDWDHTEQYVTEVGIGECASVLIDLVATTLTEAEEKLSWAQEALAGERWADAIYHAYNTFITGARAGLMSRDVPTNTQHGIVSDFDRVFASESLFHQQEGDFKALVFSINKNEPTEAFARQFLTEAEAFLGAVQAFRAEQIEREGFFPELQELVQAKDS
- a CDS encoding pirin, with translation MNAQTDAQIYLADQRGCSQTNLVRSYHTFNFGAYVAEGRQPFGPLQLLNDDTLRAGAALNLRVEDATDVILLPLEGGLEYHFRESIAPSSASTSVSTGATSIGVALAGVTPDFLEPGQVGILSLPAGTTYSVTNPYETETITFLQFWLRRIEAIAGSTVTHNRFLLLTKNTLLPLFGSAAAGSDTVLTSRGFIGQYDGRGEGTFTVPAAGRNVFVVVLRGVFEVANRLLHEKDGLSLRYEPADTHRDMEFEALSDGAILLLIDMPLDQ